In Anabas testudineus chromosome 12, fAnaTes1.2, whole genome shotgun sequence, one genomic interval encodes:
- the nudcd3 gene encoding nudC domain-containing protein 3, with amino-acid sequence MSSPLEMTEMYDNALLGILQHVGNIQDFLQVYFGFLYRKTDFYRLLSSPNDKMGFPPGVAEKMVQKTFKLFEKLAEQDRERLSELQKREETRCVPPAVQELEVTAEPEETGEQSSEAAPMESSAVDAGDVLAPVEPNASSQPDASSSSSSSSSSSRSRQGPVPHGDQAAAASTNPSEESQDKFQYDPDSYNGAVRENYSWSQDYTDVEVRVFVPKTVVKGRQVSVSLQTSSVRVCVRDGAEEKALLEGEFTHKINTENSLWSLEPGKCVVLSLSKTSEVWWNAVLKGEKEIDINQINRERSMASVDEEEHAVLDRLTFDYHQKLQGKPQSHEMKVHEMLKKGWDAEGSPFKGQQFDPSMFDIPPSAVQF; translated from the exons ATGTCGTCGCCGCTGGAGATGACGGAGATGTACGACAACGCTCTGCTGGGGATTCTGCAGCACGTTGGAAACATTCAGGACTTTCTGCAGGTTTATTTTGGGTTTTTGTACCGAAAGACGGACTTTTATCGTCTGTTGTCAAGTCCCAACGACAAGATGGGCTTCCCCCCCGGTGTGGCGGAGAAGATGGTGCAGAAG ACGTTTAAGCTGTTTGAGAAGCTGGCagagcaagacagagagagactgagtgagctgcaaaagagagaggagactAGATGTGTTCCTCCAGCAGTTCAGGAGCTGGAAGTCACCGCAGAGCCGGAGGAGACGGGAGAGCAGAGCTCAGAGGCAGCACCAATGGAGAGCTCCGCTGTGGATGCAGGTGATGTTTTGGCTCCTGTCGAACCGAACGCCAGCTCTCAACCTgatgccagcagcagcagcagcagcagcagcagcagcagccgcagccgCCAAGGACCGGTACCTCATGGAGACCAGGCAGCTGCAGCCAGCACAAACCCGTCAGAAGA gagTCAGGACAAGTTTCAGTATGATCCTGACAGCTACAATGGGGCGGTGAGggaaaactacagctggtctcAGGACTACACTGATGTGGAGGTCCGCGTGTTTGTACCCAAGACAGTTGTTAAGGGCAGACAG GTCAGTGTTAGTCTGCAGACCAGcagtgtgcgagtgtgtgtgagggacgGAGCTGAAGAAAAAGCACTGTTGGAAGGAGAATTCACACACAAGATCAACACAGAAAACTCTCTGTGGAGTCTGGAGCCTGGAAAATGTGTAGTG CTGTCGCTCAGTAAGACCTCTGAGGTTTGGTGGAATGCGGTGCTGAAAGGGGAGAAGGAGATCGACATAAACCAAATTAACCGTGAGCGCTCCATGGCGTCTGTCGACGAGGAGGAGCACGCTGTACTAGACCGACTCACATTTGACTACCATCAGAAGCTGCAGGGTAAACCACAGAGTCACGAGATG AAAGTGCACGAGATGCTGAAGAAAGGCTGGGACGCTGAAGGCTCGCCATTCAAAGGGCAGCAGTTCGACCCCTCCATGTTTGACATCCCCCCCAGTGCGGTGCAGTTCTGA
- the LOC113159153 gene encoding 28S ribosomal protein S24, mitochondrial-like — protein sequence MAVSFSSAVRFTLQSSLSRSGSLCSSSGSRGLHVTAVCCKNRAARVRVGKGDKPLTYEKALQPHYIGHRKGWLSQHTSNLKGEEGAAERAVEDVFIRRFMFGTFHNCLANEIVIKRRGNMLIVCALMLQKLQPQKFYFLIGYSESLLSHFYKCPVKLEIQTMQDKAVYKYL from the exons ATGGCGGTGTCCTTCAGCAGCGCGGTGAGGTTCACGTTACAG agcTCTTTGTCCAGGTCCGGCTCATTATGCAGCTCATCTGGAAGCAGAGGTCTCCATGTCACTGCAGTGTGCTGCAAG aACCGAGCAGCTCGTGTCCGCGTTGGGAAAGGAGACAAACCTTTGACCTATGAAAAAGCACTTCAGCCTCATTACATTGGCCACCGCAAAGGATGGCTGTCACAGCACACCA GTAACCTCAAAGGAGAAGAGGGAGCAGCTGAGCGAGCTGTAGAGGATGTGTTCATAAGGAGATTCATGTTCGGGACGTTCCACAACTGCCTGGCCAATGAGATCGTGATCAAAAGACGCGGCAACATGCTCATAGTGTGCGCTTTGATGCTACAGAAACTGCAGCCACAGAAGTTTTACTTCTTAATAGGATATTCAGAGTCTCTGTTGTCCCACTTCTACAAATGTCCTGTCAAGTTAGAGATTCAGACCATGCAGGATAAAGCTGTGTACAAGTACCTCTGA